A single region of the Palaemon carinicauda isolate YSFRI2023 chromosome 17, ASM3689809v2, whole genome shotgun sequence genome encodes:
- the LOC137656585 gene encoding uncharacterized protein translates to MGEGAVRGVASATGKGLLVEKKVEVSDNGKRSDSDSISDSEVKGTRYRKDEQESERKDERKGKSDVKKEKKKCQDESEDDREWVKVVSKKRARKRIIKDRSMSAELDSLYSRVEVGNKKEGSSVDSSENERDEYKTLFMREVPRCERFNEHSSRDVYEFLNGYERYCPDN, encoded by the coding sequence atgggtgaaggtgccgtcagaggagtggcctctgctacgggtaaagggttgctggtggagaAAAAGGttgaggtaagtgataatgggaaaagaAGTGATAGCGATAGTattagtgatagtgaagttaaagggactaggtatagaaAGGATGAACAGGAaagtgagaggaaggatgaaaggaaaggaaaaagtgatgtgaagaaagagaaaaaaaagtgtcaggatgagagtgaagatgatcgtgaatgggtgaaagtggtgagtaagaaaagggctaggaagagaaTAATCAAGGATAGAAGTATGAGTGccgaattagattctttatattctagagtagaagtaggaaacaagaaggaaggtagcagtgttgatagcagtgagaatgaacgtgatgagTATAAGACTTTGTTTATgcgagaggtacctcggtgtgaaaggttcaatgagcatagtagtagggatgtatacgagtttctCAACGGGTATGAGAGATATTGTCCGGATAATtga